A genomic region of Catalinimonas niigatensis contains the following coding sequences:
- the ccsA gene encoding cytochrome c biogenesis protein CcsA gives MKKNWWKVLTIVLIIYTITAGLLFEVPRLAILNETIRVLYFHVPMWFGMITLLTVSLVYSIKYLRQPSQKIDNYAVEFANTGILFGVLGVLTGSLWAGFTWGAFWTNDAKLNGAAIAMLIYFAYLILRNSLEDEQQRARISAIYNIFAYAALIPLLFILPRLTDSLHPGNGGNPGFNVYDQDSKLRMVFYTAVLGWTLLGVWLSSLRIRIKVINQKIDEKTEEQYIPSSRSRAEHPAGHSS, from the coding sequence TTGAAAAAGAATTGGTGGAAAGTACTTACCATCGTGTTAATAATCTACACCATCACTGCCGGACTGCTCTTTGAAGTGCCTCGTCTGGCAATTCTTAATGAAACCATAAGGGTGCTTTATTTTCATGTACCCATGTGGTTTGGTATGATCACTCTCCTTACCGTCTCGTTAGTATATTCCATCAAGTATCTTCGCCAGCCTTCTCAGAAGATTGACAATTACGCTGTTGAGTTTGCAAATACAGGTATTCTGTTTGGTGTCTTAGGGGTGCTCACGGGATCCTTGTGGGCAGGTTTTACCTGGGGAGCCTTTTGGACAAATGACGCTAAACTTAACGGTGCAGCAATTGCTATGCTTATTTACTTTGCTTACCTCATTTTGCGTAATTCACTGGAAGATGAGCAGCAACGTGCTAGAATCAGTGCAATCTATAACATTTTTGCGTATGCGGCACTGATTCCCTTGTTATTCATTCTCCCCCGCCTTACCGATTCTTTACATCCTGGTAACGGTGGAAACCCTGGTTTCAATGTATACGATCAGGATAGCAAACTCCGCATGGTATTCTATACAGCTGTTCTGGGATGGACATTACTGGGTGTGTGGTTAAGCAGTTTACGTATTCGTATTAAAGTTATTAATCAGAAAATAGATGAAAAAACTGAAGAACAATATATCCCGTCTTCAAGAAGTCGTGCTGAGCACCCTGCCGGGCACTCTTCTTAG
- a CDS encoding CcmD family protein produces the protein MTSLSAFAQSTSVEKIEMADTFRGEGKIYVVVAVILLIFVGLIIYTVSIDRKVSRLEKELEKE, from the coding sequence ATGACCAGCTTATCCGCCTTTGCCCAATCTACCTCAGTAGAAAAGATTGAGATGGCCGATACTTTCAGGGGAGAGGGCAAGATCTACGTAGTAGTGGCCGTTATCCTATTGATTTTTGTAGGTTTGATCATTTATACTGTAAGTATTGATCGGAAAGTAAGCCGCCTGGAAAAGGAACTG